One Vespa crabro chromosome 9, iyVesCrab1.2, whole genome shotgun sequence genomic region harbors:
- the LOC124426878 gene encoding nuclear pore complex protein DDB_G0274915-like, whose protein sequence is MAYGISFEATLSGTVLFLLVLLQAALVWEEVRAAPAKRNDILAGTEFLSVFINGAMAPAPQRRRGFRRGGHSSSSSSLSLPSSSSLSSPLSSSSSSSSSSSSSSSSSSASSSSSGDSVSSESQHEASIYRISRNPSGRIGGIARTSQNSSGGRNPDEIVRFYPISRERTFDNGQQNLASLIDDLSMATSFSPKVNSNNDNNNNNNNNNNNNNSSSSNNNNNNNNNNNNNNNNHQSSRSNGTSNVSNHRGTSRQKVIGVSVTSTVEATPYKVRVEHYDSSDAGIITRPPTFISTPKKNSDRSTSRTTSSRSVTERSTSPTSTSPTPSRTTTTVMTPLPARLVTEELTNIVSESNRSEFTVDESLPRTSWRHRSGSITPRTTNKHTSVYGSSDKQRLESSTILDNDNQSGTAEVTEENYELSEENSEPHEIHEEPMEIDSEQLQPQGRKAGRHYEGSHFNRANSKYGQSSKGFKSSRQYSSEPAKVYSEPSKVYGEPEKVYGEPAKVYGEPSKVYSEPAKVYSEPAKVYGEPAKVYGEPEKIYGEPSKVYSEPSKIYSEPAKVYSQPSKTYGEPSKLYDSEGQPLIRRNEHVSGDEPDEENYEVDESVSVGSNGKAYGPQLTITEAPNSSDVEDGHKVGYVEEGRNYHKYRVEERTPDGFIVGEYGVVSHDDGSLRGVRYTADGTIDPRLIYDALMKFLAL, encoded by the coding sequence GTACTGCTACAGGCGGCACTGGTGTGGGAGGAGGTACGAGCCGCACCGGCAAAGAGAAACGACATACTAGCTGGGACGGAGTTCCTTTCTGTCTTCATAAACGGCGCTATGGCGCCGGCGCCACAACGGCGACGAGGATTTCGTCGTGGTGGTcactcgtcatcgtcgtcttctttgtctttgccgtcttcgtcgtcgttatcgtcgccgttatcatcgtcgtcgtcgtcgtcgtcgtcgtcgtcgtcgtcgtcgtcgtcgtcttcggcttcgtcgtcttcgtcgggTGACAGCGTTAGCTCAGAGTCACAACACGAAGCTTCGATATACAGAATCTCGAGGAATCCAAGTGGCCGAATAGGTGGTATCGCTAGAACATCGCAAAATTCATCAGGCGGACGTAATCCCGACGAGATCGTTCGTTTTTATCCAATAAGCCGTGAAAGAACATTCGACAATGGACAACAAAATTTGGCCTCGCTGATCGACGATCTCAGTATGGCTACGAGCTTCTCGCCGAAAGTTAACagcaacaacgacaataacaataataataataataataataataataataatagtagtagtagtaataataataataataataataataataataataacaataataataatcatcaatcGTCCAGGTCGAATGGTACCAGCAATGTTAGCAATCACAGAGGAACTAGCAGGCAAAAGGTTATAGGCGTGAGCGTAACTTCGACGGTCGAGGCTACCCCATACAAAGTCAGAGTTGAGCATTACGATAGCTCTGACGCTGGTATAATCACCAGGCCGCCTACTTTCATTTCGACGCCTAAGAAAAATTCCGATAGGTCTACGTCTAGGACTACTTCTTCACGGTCGGTAACCGAGAGATCTACTTCGCCAACATCTACGAGTCCAACGCCAAGTAGGACAACTACAACTGTGATGACACCATTACCGGCTCGTTTGGTTACCGAGGAACTAACTAATATCGTCTCGGAATCAAATAGAAGTGAATTCACCGTCGACGAGAGTTTGCCAAGAACAAGCTGGCGTCATCGGAGTGGATCGATCACTCCAAGAACAACGAACAAACATACCTCGGTATATGGATCGTCCGATAAACAACGTTTGGAAAGTAGTACTATATTGGATAATGATAATCAATCTGGTACAGCCGAGGTAACTGAAGAAAATTACGAACTATCCGAGGAGAATTCTGAGCCGCATGAAATACACGAGGAACCAATGGAAATAGATTCGGAACAATTACAGCCGCAGGGTAGGAAAGCCGGTAGACATTACGAGGGTTCTCACTTTAACAGAGCCAATTCGAAATACGGCCAATCGTCGAAAGGTTTCAAATCGTCCCGACAATATAGCAGTGAACCCGCTAAGGTATACAGCGAACCTTCGAAGGTTTATGGTGAACCGGAAAAAGTCTATGGCGAGCCAGCTAAGGTCTATGGTGAACCATCGAAGGTTTATAGCGAACCAGCCAAAGTCTATAGCGAACCAGCTAAGGTATACGGAGAACCGGCTAAGGTTTATGGCGAGCCTGAAAAAATCTATGGTGAACCATCGAAAGTTTATTCGGAACCATCGAAGATCTATTCCGAACCGGCCAAGGTATATTCCCAACCATCTAAGACCTATGGCGAACCTAGCAAATTATATGATTCGGAAGGGCAACCATTGATTAGAAGAAACGAACACGTGTCAGGTGATGAACCTGACGAGGAAAATTATGAGGTCGATGAATCGGTCAGTGTCGGTAGCAATGGCAAAGCTTATGGTCCCCAATTGACGATAACCGAGGCACCAAATTCTTCGGACGTTGAAGATGGCCACAAGGTCGGTTACGTCGAGGAAGGTCGCAATTATCACAAGTACAGAGTTGAAGAAAGGACACCTGATGGTTTCATCGTTGGTGAATATGGCGTCGTCAGTCATGACGATGGCTCGCTCAGAGGCGTTAGATACACCGCTGATGGTACCATAGATCCTAGACTGATCTACGACGCGCTTATGAAGTTCCTGGCTCTCTga